A part of Thermotoga petrophila RKU-1 genomic DNA contains:
- the cdsA gene encoding phosphatidate cytidylyltransferase, with protein MDDLKTRVITASIVAPFVVLCFVSYESLIGLVSAIVILAGYEFITLEMKERDARFFYVILLALYPVLYGLVFEEPTQPLSILFITGVVFSLIADKDPSQVFKTIASFSIALIYITFFLSFFLPIYRNFGAANALLVLTSTWVFDSFAYFAGLKFGKTRISPRYSPRKSLEGVIGGFLGVVIYTFLYRLVVNDLLSVNVINFRTFLPFAATVAVMDTFGDIFESALKRHYGVKDSGKTLPGHGGMLDRIDGLLFVAPVSYIVFKILEGVVR; from the coding sequence ATGGATGATTTGAAAACCAGAGTCATAACCGCGAGTATCGTAGCACCTTTCGTTGTTCTGTGTTTCGTGAGTTACGAGAGTCTGATAGGACTCGTTTCCGCTATCGTCATTCTGGCAGGCTACGAATTCATCACACTTGAAATGAAAGAACGTGATGCGCGATTTTTCTATGTGATACTCCTTGCTCTGTATCCCGTTCTCTACGGCTTAGTTTTTGAAGAACCTACACAGCCGCTGTCGATCCTCTTCATAACTGGAGTGGTTTTCTCTCTGATAGCAGACAAAGATCCTTCGCAGGTGTTCAAGACGATCGCTTCCTTTTCGATCGCTCTCATTTACATTACCTTCTTCCTCAGTTTCTTTCTTCCGATTTATCGGAATTTTGGTGCCGCGAACGCTCTTCTCGTTCTCACCTCCACCTGGGTGTTCGATTCCTTCGCATACTTCGCGGGTTTGAAATTTGGCAAAACGAGGATCTCTCCCCGATACAGTCCAAGAAAGAGTCTTGAGGGAGTGATAGGAGGATTCCTGGGTGTTGTCATCTACACCTTTTTGTATCGACTCGTTGTGAATGATCTGCTCTCTGTGAACGTGATAAATTTCAGAACGTTCCTTCCTTTCGCCGCAACGGTCGCGGTTATGGACACCTTCGGTGATATTTTTGAATCGGCCCTGAAGAGACACTACGGTGTCAAAGATTCTGGGAAAACCCTTCCGGGTCACGGAGGGATGCTCGACAGAATAGATGGACTGCTCTTTGTTGCTCCTGTCAGCTACATCGTGTTCAAAATCTTAGAAGGAGTGGTGCGATGA
- a CDS encoding isoprenyl transferase, with translation MRIPQHVAIIMDGNGRWAKKRGLPRIKGHQRGAKVLHNTVKWSLEMGIKYLTAFSFSTENWKRPKEEVEFLMDLFVQMIDREMELLRKERVRVRILGRKEGLSEKVLKKWQEVEEKTKEFDRMTLVIAFNYGGRREILDAVESILKDVSQGKKIELTEETFRQYLYLPDVPDPDLIIRTSGEMRLSNFLLWQSAYSELYFFKKPWPDFTKRDFLRAIESYSKRERRFGGLING, from the coding sequence TTGAGAATACCACAGCACGTTGCGATTATAATGGATGGAAACGGCAGATGGGCGAAAAAGCGGGGTCTTCCCAGAATAAAAGGGCACCAGCGAGGTGCAAAGGTGCTTCATAATACCGTGAAATGGTCATTGGAAATGGGAATAAAGTATCTCACGGCTTTTTCTTTCTCCACAGAGAACTGGAAAAGGCCGAAGGAAGAAGTGGAGTTCCTCATGGATCTTTTCGTTCAGATGATAGACCGTGAAATGGAACTCCTCAGAAAAGAAAGAGTCAGAGTGAGAATCCTTGGAAGAAAAGAAGGTCTTTCGGAGAAGGTGTTGAAAAAGTGGCAGGAAGTGGAAGAAAAAACGAAAGAGTTCGATCGGATGACGCTTGTAATTGCGTTCAACTACGGAGGTAGAAGGGAGATTCTCGACGCGGTAGAATCTATTTTAAAGGATGTGTCTCAGGGGAAGAAAATAGAGCTCACTGAGGAGACTTTCCGTCAGTATCTGTATTTACCCGATGTTCCAGATCCGGATTTGATAATAAGGACCTCAGGTGAGATGAGACTCAGTAATTTCCTTCTCTGGCAGTCCGCATACTCCGAGCTTTATTTTTTCAAAAAACCGTGGCCGGATTTCACGAAGAGGGATTTTCTGAGGGCTATAGAGAGTTATTCAAAAAGGGAAAGAAGATTCGGGGGTCTGATCAATGGATGA
- the frr gene encoding ribosome recycling factor: MVNPIIKEAKEKMKKTLERIEDELRKMRTGKPSPAILEEIKVDYYGVPTPVNQLATISVSEERTLVIKPWDKSVLSLIEKAINASDLGLNPINDGNVIRLVFPSPTTEQREKWVKKAKEIVEEGKIAIRNIRRDILKKIKEDQKEGKIPEDDAKRLENEIQKLTDEFIENLDKVFEIKKEEIMEF; encoded by the coding sequence ATGGTGAATCCAATCATAAAAGAAGCGAAGGAAAAGATGAAGAAAACGCTGGAAAGGATTGAGGATGAACTGAGGAAGATGAGAACAGGAAAGCCCTCTCCAGCCATTCTTGAGGAAATCAAGGTAGATTACTACGGTGTTCCAACTCCTGTGAATCAGCTCGCCACGATCTCTGTTTCTGAAGAAAGAACCCTCGTTATAAAACCCTGGGATAAAAGCGTTCTTTCTCTCATAGAGAAAGCGATCAATGCATCTGATCTTGGTTTGAACCCCATAAATGATGGAAACGTGATCAGGCTTGTCTTTCCTTCTCCAACCACTGAGCAGAGGGAAAAGTGGGTTAAAAAGGCGAAGGAGATCGTCGAGGAAGGGAAAATCGCCATCAGAAACATCAGAAGAGATATTTTGAAGAAGATAAAAGAAGATCAGAAGGAAGGCAAAATTCCAGAAGATGATGCCAAAAGACTGGAAAACGAAATACAGAAGCTAACAGATGAGTTCATTGAAAATCTGGACAAGGTATTCGAAATCAAGAAAGAGGAGATCATGGAATTTTGA
- a CDS encoding hydroxypyruvate reductase, which translates to MARYRVHVNDPLDKEATQLLMSKDELEVTSEHLEKDELMKIIPEIDVLVVRSATKVTADIIEAGKNLKIIARAGIGLDNIDVQKAKEKGIKILNTPGASAPSVAELAMGLMLACARHIARATISLKEGKWEKKALNGKELLGKTLGLIGFGNIGQEVAKRALAFGMKIIAYDPAKPATDLPVEYVDLDTLFRESDFISLHVPLTESTRHIINRESIAKMKDGVIIVNTARGGTIDEEALYEALVSGKVYAAGLDVFEVEPPTDEIRRKLLNLDNVVATPHIGASTDEAQNRVGTELVEKIFKELGI; encoded by the coding sequence ATGGCGAGATACAGAGTGCACGTGAACGATCCTCTCGATAAAGAGGCAACGCAGCTTCTTATGAGCAAAGATGAACTCGAAGTCACATCGGAACACCTGGAAAAAGACGAATTGATGAAGATCATACCAGAGATTGATGTTCTTGTCGTCAGAAGCGCCACTAAGGTCACGGCTGATATCATAGAAGCCGGAAAGAACTTGAAGATCATAGCAAGGGCAGGTATTGGGCTGGATAACATAGACGTTCAAAAGGCCAAGGAGAAAGGAATAAAAATTCTCAACACTCCAGGTGCCAGCGCTCCATCCGTGGCAGAACTCGCGATGGGTTTGATGCTCGCCTGCGCTCGTCACATAGCAAGAGCCACCATATCCCTCAAAGAAGGAAAATGGGAAAAGAAAGCACTCAATGGAAAGGAACTTCTTGGAAAAACACTGGGACTCATTGGATTTGGAAACATCGGACAGGAAGTGGCAAAAAGAGCCCTTGCCTTTGGAATGAAAATCATCGCTTACGATCCCGCAAAACCCGCAACGGATCTTCCCGTTGAATATGTGGATCTGGATACTCTTTTCAGAGAAAGCGACTTCATTTCTCTGCATGTGCCTCTCACGGAATCAACCAGGCACATCATAAACAGAGAGAGCATCGCAAAGATGAAAGACGGTGTCATCATAGTAAACACAGCCCGCGGAGGGACGATCGACGAAGAAGCCCTGTACGAAGCCCTTGTGAGTGGAAAAGTTTACGCCGCGGGGCTCGACGTTTTCGAGGTGGAACCACCCACTGATGAGATCAGAAGAAAACTTTTGAACCTGGACAACGTTGTTGCAACTCCCCATATAGGTGCCTCTACAGACGAAGCCCAGAATAGAGTTGGAACAGAACTCGTGGAGAAGATTTTCAAGGAACTGGGAATCTGA
- a CDS encoding serine-pyruvate aminotransferase: MGKFLKKHYIMAPGPTPVPNDILTEGAKETIHHRTPQFISIMEETLENAKYVFQTKNNVYAFASTGTGAMEAAVANLVSPGDKAIVVVAGKFGERWKELCQAYGADIVEIALEWGDAVTPEQIEEALNKNPDAKVVFTTYSETSTGTVIDLEGIARVTKEKDVVLVTDAVSALGAEPLKMDEWGVDVVVTGSQKGLMLPPGLALISLNDKAWELVEKSRSPRYYFDLRAYKKSYPDNPYTPAVNMIYMLRKALQMIKEEGIENVWERHRILGDATRAAVKALGLELLSKRPGNVVTAVKVPEGIDGKQIPKIMRDKYGVSIAGGQGKLKGKIFRIAHLGYMSPFDTITAISALEFTLKELGYEFELGAGVKAAEAVFAKEFIGE, translated from the coding sequence ATGGGAAAGTTTCTTAAGAAACACTACATAATGGCACCCGGACCAACTCCAGTACCAAACGATATTTTAACAGAAGGAGCGAAGGAAACAATCCACCACAGAACACCTCAGTTCATTTCCATAATGGAAGAAACCCTCGAAAACGCAAAGTACGTCTTCCAAACAAAAAACAACGTGTACGCCTTTGCTTCTACGGGAACAGGAGCTATGGAGGCGGCGGTGGCGAATCTCGTTAGTCCCGGAGACAAGGCGATAGTGGTTGTGGCCGGGAAATTCGGTGAAAGATGGAAAGAGCTCTGTCAGGCTTACGGTGCCGATATCGTAGAAATCGCCCTCGAATGGGGAGACGCGGTCACACCTGAACAGATCGAAGAGGCTCTCAACAAAAACCCCGATGCGAAAGTCGTTTTCACCACCTACAGTGAAACCTCGACAGGTACAGTCATAGACCTTGAAGGAATCGCCAGAGTCACGAAGGAAAAAGACGTTGTTCTTGTAACAGACGCTGTCAGCGCTCTTGGGGCAGAACCACTGAAGATGGACGAGTGGGGTGTAGACGTCGTTGTCACAGGTTCTCAGAAGGGTTTGATGTTGCCTCCTGGACTGGCTCTCATCTCTCTCAACGACAAAGCGTGGGAGCTCGTGGAAAAATCCAGGTCTCCAAGATATTACTTCGATCTGAGGGCCTACAAGAAATCTTACCCTGACAATCCTTACACTCCCGCAGTAAATATGATATACATGTTGAGAAAGGCTCTTCAGATGATAAAAGAGGAAGGCATAGAGAACGTGTGGGAAAGGCACAGAATACTGGGAGACGCGACAAGAGCGGCGGTGAAAGCACTTGGATTGGAACTCCTTTCGAAAAGACCAGGAAACGTTGTAACGGCTGTGAAAGTACCTGAGGGTATCGATGGAAAACAGATTCCCAAGATTATGAGAGACAAATACGGTGTGAGCATTGCCGGTGGACAAGGAAAACTCAAAGGAAAGATATTCAGGATAGCACATCTCGGCTACATGTCACCCTTCGACACCATAACCGCCATCTCCGCTCTTGAATTTACCTTGAAAGAACTCGGTTATGAATTCGAACTCGGAGCCGGTGTTAAAGCAGCCGAAGCCGTCTTCGCTAAAGAATTCATTGGGGAGTGA